From Rhodococcus sp. B7740:
GCTGCTTCGTCGTACCCGCGTGCAGCGCAGGAAACTCGGCAAATAAGCCTGCCGTCATCTGCTTCACGAAGAAGCCCGTCACCGTCGGTGGCGGGCTTCTTCCGTTCGAAGAACGGGCTTTGCTTCTCACCCACCCGGACACCTGCTGATCCAGTAGGCTTTGCAGCGGAACCGACGTTGGGGGTGCGCAGTGAGTCCGAGCGATCGTGGATCGACCGCGCCCCGAGTGGTCCTCGTGACCGGAGCGAGTCGATTCCTCGGCGGTTACCTCGTCACCAGGCTGGCCCAGAATCCGAACGTCGAGCGCGTCATCGCCGTCGACGCCGTGTCTCCGAGCAAGGATCTGCTGCGCCGGATGGGTCGCGCAGAATTCGTCCGCGCCGACATTCGTAATCCGCTGATCGGCAAAGTGATTCGCAATGCTGGCGTCGATACCGTCGTGCACGCAGCGACCGTCGCCAAGCCTCCGAAATCCGGTGGCCGCGCGACGATGAAGGACCTCAACGTCATCGGCGCGATGCAGCTGTTCGCGGTCTGCCAGAAGTCACCGACCGTCGAGAGGGTCGTACTGCGTTCGTCGTCCTCGGTGTACGGCTGCAGCGCGAAGGACCCCGTGCAATTCACCGAGGAGATGAGTGCCCGACGCCCCCCGAGCGGTGCGTACGCGCGGGACACGATCGACATCGAGGGATACCTACGTGGCCTCGGCCGTCGACGACCGGACATCGCGGTGTCGATCCTGCGCATGGCACCGCTGATCGGTCCGCGACTGAACGGCACCATCTCGCGCTACATGACCTCGCCGCTGATCCCCAGCATCGTCGGTCGCGACGCCCGCATGCAGTTGCTGCACGAAGAGGACGCCCTGGCTGCCCTCGAGCGCGCCACTCTCGGCGGGTCGGCGGGCACGTTCAACATCGGAGCCGACGGCACGATCATGCTCTCCCAGGCGATTCGCCGAGC
This genomic window contains:
- a CDS encoding NAD-dependent epimerase/dehydratase family protein, translating into MSPSDRGSTAPRVVLVTGASRFLGGYLVTRLAQNPNVERVIAVDAVSPSKDLLRRMGRAEFVRADIRNPLIGKVIRNAGVDTVVHAATVAKPPKSGGRATMKDLNVIGAMQLFAVCQKSPTVERVVLRSSSSVYGCSAKDPVQFTEEMSARRPPSGAYARDTIDIEGYLRGLGRRRPDIAVSILRMAPLIGPRLNGTISRYMTSPLIPSIVGRDARMQLLHEEDALAALERATLGGSAGTFNIGADGTIMLSQAIRRAGRVQVPVPFPLFKSVGRALMGGMMREFTTEQLDYFHFGCGLDTTRMRSVLGFEPRWTTVQAFDDFVRGAALRPVIRTEWVDSVEDRLVSAVETGASTARALAALPRSGAVRSSGGDG